CCCGTCCGAAGTGCTCCACCGCACCCACCGCGCGGTGATCGACGAGCTGGAAAACACCGAGATGTACCTGACGCTGGTGTACGCGGTCATCGATCCCGCGGCCGGCACGCTCACCTACTCCAACGCGGGCCACGGCCACGCCTTCCGCATCCCGGCCAGCGGCGAGGCGCAGCGGCTGGCCGCTACCGACCCGCCGTTCGGCATCGTCGACCGCGACACCTACGCCGAGACCACGGTGGATTGGGTGAGCGGCGAAGACCTTCTCTTTCTCTTCACCGACGGCCTTTCCGACGCGCTGGATGCGGGCGAAATCGAGGGCGAGCGGGTGCTGCTGGAGGTGGCGACCGACATGCGCCGCGAGGCCCCCGAGCAGATCTGCGCGCGCCTGTTCGACCGCGCGGGCGAGGCCACGCACGTTCCGCCCGACGACCGCACCGCCGTCGTCGTGCGCTTCTGAGCGCCATGCCGCGCGATCCTTCGGCCCCCCACCGCGCCAAGCGGTCGCTGGGGCAGAACTTCCTGGTCGATCCCAATATCCAGCGAAAGATCGTCGACGCCCTTCGACCGTCGCCGGACGACGAGGTGATGGAGATCGGGCCGGGGCGGATGGCGCTCACACAGCACCTGGCGGGTCGCGTGGGCCGGCTGGTGCTGGTGGAGCTGGACAACGCGCTCGCTGCGCGGCTGCAGGAGCGCTTCGCCGGCGACCCGTCGGTGGAGATCGTGCACGAGGACGTGCTGCAGGTGCCGCTGGAGCGCATCTCGGCCGATCCCGCGCGGCTGAAGGTGATCGGGAACATCCCGTACAACATCACCACGCCCATCATCTTCGGGCTGCTGGAGCGGCGGCCGCGGCCGGCCGAGATCGTGGTGATGATCCAACGAGAGGTGGCGGACCGCATCCTGGCGCCGCCGGGGGGCAAGACGTACGGGGCGCTGGCGGTAGGCGTTCGCGCCGTGGCGAAGGTGGAGCGCGTGCTGAACGTCAGCCGCGAGGCCTTCCGTCCTGCGCCCGACGTGATGTCGACGGTCATCCGCATCGTTCCGCTGAACCCGCCGCCGCTGACGGAGGACGACGAGGCCGCGCTGCGGGTGCTCACCCGGGCCGCGTTCGGGCAGCGGCGCAAGCAGTTCCAGCGCATCCTCCGCGACGCGTACGGGCTGTCTCCCGAGCAGGTGCAGGCGCTGGAGGGGGACACGGGGATGGACCTGACCGCGCGTCCCGAGTCGTTCGCCCCCGAGCGCTTCATCGAGCTCGCCCGCGCGCTGCGGTCAGCCGGTCACGTATCGAAGTCTGCGCCCGGTGTCGATCCCGAGTGACTGTCGGAGCACGAAACGCGAAGGGCGCCTCGAGGGAGGCGCCCTTCGTCTACATGGCCAGACGTTACGCCGCGTCCGTCTGCGCCGTTTCATGCTGGAGTGCACTCCGGCGGAACGGCGTCGAGATGATGACTCGGCCTCGCTGGCGCTCGACCTCGGTCAATTCCCGGAGGTGTTCGCAATAGGCGTGCAGATCGTTGTTGAACCCCGCCATGATCTCTCGCCTGGCGCGGTGCACCTCCTCCACGATCGGATCCTCGTGCATGGTTCACCTCTCCATCATGGACGCCGGCGTGGTGAGCAGCGGAGCCGTGTAGCCCAGATCACCACAAAATCTCTGGAAGCGCGGAACCAGCCTGGGATTCGCGATGTGCTTGCGATCCCACGTAAGTACATAGGCTACTCCGTACACCGAGGCAACGGCGACGTGCAGGGCGTCGGAGCGCGCGTGCGACGGAAGCGGTACCTGGCGCAAGAGCACCTCGGCGAGCACCTCTACCTCGCCAGTCACCTGTAGAAGCGGCACACCGTCAAGGTAGCTCCGCCTCCTCCTTGCGAACTCCGCATCGCCCAGCGCCGCTTCGTCGAGAACCGTCGGCGAGGCCAGCAGGATATGTTCCCCGCGGCGAGTGTCCCACCACTCGCGCGTGATCTGCTGGTTGCGTGCCGTGATCGGGTCGCGGCTGGGGAGCGCGGCCAGGTAGCTGATCACGCTCGTTTCCAAGTATAGCGTCGGCTTGTCCATTTGCAAAGCATAACCGTTCACTCCGCGCGGCGGGAGGTGGGGCAGAAAATCCGTCGCGCCTGTGGCTCATTCGGCGCGCGCGTTGACGCTTGGCAGACTCGCGCCTATCTTGTGAACGATTTCACAAGCTGGGCGTCCGGAAGGATCGGCGCCTGCCGTCGCGGGCTGCATCACGCGCATGAAGAAGATTTCTGAGTCGGCCGTGCGCCGGCTTTCGCTGTACCTTCGCCTGCTGCAGGAAGCCGATGCAGCGGGCGCCGAAACCATCTCCAGCGGCCAGCTGGCCGAGCGGGGCGGCACCACGAGCGCGCAGGTGCGCAAGGACCTGTCGCTGTTCGGCTCGTTCGGCAAGCGGGGGCTGGGATATTCGGTGCAGGAGCTGCTGGGCCGCATCCGCGAGATCCTGGGGCTGCAGAAGACCTGGCGCGTGGCCCTGGTGGGCGCGGGCAAGCTGGGCTCCGCCCTCTTCTCGTACCGCGACTTCGAGGCGCGCGGCTTTCACATCCGCGCCGTCTTCGATTCCGATCCGCGCAAGGTGGGCACCGCCTGGGGCGGGCTGACGGTGCGCGCCGACGAGGAGATGGAGCGCACGCTCGCCGCCGAGCAGGCGGATATGGCCATCCTTGCCGTGCCAGCAGACGCGGCGCAGCAGGTGGCCGACCGCATCGTGGCGGCGGGGGTGCGCGGCATCCTGAACTTCGCCCCGGTGCGCCTAAAGGTGGCGCGCGGCGTGGTGCTGAAGAACGTGGATGTGACGCTGGAGCTGGAAGGCCTCTCGTTCGGCCTCAACCCCCGCTGATCTGCCTGCCCACCCGTCCCGATTGCGCCTGCCTGAATGCGTGGTGCGTTGCCCGCACTCAGCCGCCCGGCTATACTCCGCGGTCCTTTGGCCGCCCAAACCTCTGCAACGCCTACGGTACGCGTCACGTCGGTCTCGGTGCGCTCATCTTGTAATCTGCGGCACATGCGCGAACCGACGGACAGGGCGGGATACCGGATCGTGGACGCGACCGACTTCTCCACCGGCAAGGCGCTGGTGCGCGAGGGCGACAAGGCCGTGATCGCCTTCGAAGGCTCCGAGCTGGTCCGCGGCGGCGGCGGCGGCCGGTGCATGACCATGCCTGTTTGCCGGGACGACATCTGGTGATCGACATCGCAATTCCGCTGGACGGCGTTCGCCTGGAGCGCGACGGCTCGCTGACGCAGCGCGCCCTGCGCGTGCTGGCCTCCGAGCCCCTCTCCAGCGCCGACGTGGCGCAGCGTGTCCTGGGCATCACCGGCGGCGCGGGCGCGGCGGCCGCGGCCGTGTTCGCCCTGTTGGGCGCCGATCCGCGCTTTCGCGTTTCCGCGCAGGGCGTGTGGTCCCTCGCCGCGTCGGAGCCGCCGGCGGCGCCGGCCCGACGGCTGCGCGACGAGGCGTTCGTGGTGGTGGACGTGGAAACCACCGGCGGCTCGCCCAAGCAGGGGCACCGGGTGACCGAGGTGGCCGCGGTGCGCGTGACGGGCGGGCAGATCCGCGACACCTTCTGCACGCTCGTGAACCCCGAGCGGCCCATCCCGGGAATGATCTCCTCGCTGACGGGCATCACCAACGCCATGGTGGCCGGCCAGCCGCGGTTCGCCCAAGTGGCGCCGGAGGTGTCGCGGGCGCTGGACGGGTGCGTGTTCGTGGCCCACAACGCCGCGTTCGACTGGCGCTTCATCTGCCACGAGCTGAGCATGTGCACGGGGATGACGCTCTCCGGCCGCCAGCTGTGCACCGTGCGGCTGGCGCGGAAGCTTCTTCCGCAGCTGCCGTCGCG
The genomic region above belongs to Longimicrobium sp. and contains:
- a CDS encoding redox-sensing transcriptional repressor Rex — its product is MTRMKKISESAVRRLSLYLRLLQEADAAGAETISSGQLAERGGTTSAQVRKDLSLFGSFGKRGLGYSVQELLGRIREILGLQKTWRVALVGAGKLGSALFSYRDFEARGFHIRAVFDSDPRKVGTAWGGLTVRADEEMERTLAAEQADMAILAVPADAAQQVADRIVAAGVRGILNFAPVRLKVARGVVLKNVDVTLELEGLSFGLNPR
- the rsmA gene encoding 16S rRNA (adenine(1518)-N(6)/adenine(1519)-N(6))-dimethyltransferase RsmA, with the translated sequence MPRDPSAPHRAKRSLGQNFLVDPNIQRKIVDALRPSPDDEVMEIGPGRMALTQHLAGRVGRLVLVELDNALAARLQERFAGDPSVEIVHEDVLQVPLERISADPARLKVIGNIPYNITTPIIFGLLERRPRPAEIVVMIQREVADRILAPPGGKTYGALAVGVRAVAKVERVLNVSREAFRPAPDVMSTVIRIVPLNPPPLTEDDEAALRVLTRAAFGQRRKQFQRILRDAYGLSPEQVQALEGDTGMDLTARPESFAPERFIELARALRSAGHVSKSAPGVDPE
- a CDS encoding PP2C family protein-serine/threonine phosphatase produces the protein PSEVLHRTHRAVIDELENTEMYLTLVYAVIDPAAGTLTYSNAGHGHAFRIPASGEAQRLAATDPPFGIVDRDTYAETTVDWVSGEDLLFLFTDGLSDALDAGEIEGERVLLEVATDMRREAPEQICARLFDRAGEATHVPPDDRTAVVVRF
- a CDS encoding 3'-5' exonuclease translates to MIDIAIPLDGVRLERDGSLTQRALRVLASEPLSSADVAQRVLGITGGAGAAAAAVFALLGADPRFRVSAQGVWSLAASEPPAAPARRLRDEAFVVVDVETTGGSPKQGHRVTEVAAVRVTGGQIRDTFCTLVNPERPIPGMISSLTGITNAMVAGQPRFAQVAPEVSRALDGCVFVAHNAAFDWRFICHELSMCTGMTLSGRQLCTVRLARKLLPQLPSRSLDGLALFFGLEIESRHRALDDALATARVLIHFIDMLDEQGVADWDGLQAVLGKRKPRAPRKKKRMPQSMEVA
- a CDS encoding arginine deiminase family protein; this translates as MREPTDRAGYRIVDATDFSTGKALVREGDKAVIAFEGSELVRGGGGGRCMTMPVCRDDIW
- a CDS encoding type II toxin-antitoxin system VapC family toxin; translated protein: MISYLAALPSRDPITARNQQITREWWDTRRGEHILLASPTVLDEAALGDAEFARRRRSYLDGVPLLQVTGEVEVLAEVLLRQVPLPSHARSDALHVAVASVYGVAYVLTWDRKHIANPRLVPRFQRFCGDLGYTAPLLTTPASMMER